The following coding sequences are from one Leptospira mayottensis 200901116 window:
- a CDS encoding rhodanese-related sulfurtransferase produces the protein MANRDDLQKKTLAKKRPLHNIYGKEILKKRLETENFPRTTISFYRYVILENVQELRNQLYVEWEALGVLGRIYVAREGINAQLSIPSHNLNSFKENLNSRIQFKDMLFKIAVKDDHKSFLKLDLKVRNKIVADGLNDDAFDVTNVGKHLSAEEFNHYMEDKNSIVIDVRNHYESEIGHFENAILPQSDTFREELQILLELLNGKEDQKILMYCTGGIRCEKASAWLKHHGFKDVNQLHGGIISYAHEISQKGLESKFRGKNFVFDGRLQETIGNEIISTCHQCGKKSDRHVNCANPGCHILFIQCDDCSEKFEGCCTEECRTVLHLPKEKQKEIRKGKSNENRFFTKSKIRPKISELYQNRKPFETV, from the coding sequence ATGGCAAATCGGGACGATCTTCAAAAAAAGACCCTCGCTAAAAAACGTCCTCTCCACAATATCTACGGGAAAGAGATTCTGAAAAAACGTCTTGAGACCGAAAACTTTCCAAGAACAACTATCTCCTTTTATCGTTATGTCATTTTAGAAAATGTACAAGAACTCAGGAACCAGCTTTACGTGGAATGGGAAGCCCTCGGAGTTCTGGGAAGAATCTACGTAGCAAGAGAAGGAATCAACGCCCAACTTTCAATTCCTTCTCACAATCTGAATTCTTTTAAGGAGAATTTGAATTCTAGAATTCAATTCAAGGACATGCTTTTTAAAATCGCCGTGAAAGATGATCACAAGTCCTTTCTAAAACTCGATTTAAAAGTGCGGAATAAAATTGTCGCAGATGGATTGAATGACGATGCATTCGATGTGACTAATGTTGGAAAGCACCTTTCCGCAGAAGAATTCAATCACTATATGGAGGATAAAAATTCCATCGTAATCGACGTAAGAAATCATTACGAAAGTGAAATTGGTCATTTTGAAAACGCCATTCTTCCACAATCCGACACCTTCCGGGAAGAGCTTCAAATCTTACTGGAGTTACTAAATGGAAAAGAAGATCAGAAAATCTTAATGTACTGCACGGGAGGCATCCGTTGTGAAAAAGCAAGCGCCTGGCTCAAACATCACGGATTTAAGGATGTCAATCAACTTCACGGCGGAATCATCTCTTACGCGCACGAAATTTCCCAAAAAGGACTGGAATCCAAGTTTAGAGGAAAAAATTTCGTATTCGACGGACGTCTTCAAGAAACGATCGGTAACGAGATCATTTCCACTTGTCATCAGTGTGGAAAGAAAAGCGATCGTCACGTAAACTGCGCAAACCCAGGATGCCATATCCTTTTCATCCAGTGTGACGACTGTTCCGAAAAATTCGAAGGATGTTGCACGGAAGAATGCAGAACCGTCTTACATCTCCCGAAAGAAAAACAAAAAGAAATCCGAAAGGGAAAATCGAACGAAAATCGTTTCTTCACGAAGTCGAAAATCCGTCCGAAAATTTCGGAACTCTATCAGAATCGAAAGCCCTTCGAAACCGTCTGA
- a CDS encoding bile acid:sodium symporter family protein — MSELDAVRINFNESGLVFLNLLLGLIMYGIALELKLEDFKLLFDNPRASITGILSQFILFPFATYLLLWILNPPSGIALGMLLVAACPGGNISNFITLLAKGNTALSISLTAFSSVLAIFATPFNFFFWGNLYPPVQAALKEITLNPWDVFKAILIILVIPIFLGILTKRYLPKNAVKLTKPLKVLSGFIFIAFLLIALLANYQIFLKVIHRVFLYVFLMNTTGFLLGYYFAKLIRLDERDARCISIETGIQNSGLGLVLIFAFFGGQGSMAIIAAVWGIWHGLAGVSLAWFWSRKKISF; from the coding sequence ATGTCGGAATTAGATGCGGTTCGAATTAATTTCAACGAAAGTGGTTTAGTTTTTTTAAATTTGCTTTTAGGATTGATTATGTACGGGATCGCCTTGGAACTTAAATTGGAGGATTTTAAATTACTCTTCGATAACCCTAGAGCGTCCATTACTGGTATCTTGTCGCAATTTATTCTTTTCCCGTTTGCGACTTATCTTCTTCTTTGGATTTTAAATCCACCTTCGGGAATCGCGCTTGGGATGCTTCTTGTTGCTGCCTGTCCTGGTGGAAATATTTCTAATTTTATCACTCTTCTTGCAAAAGGGAATACGGCTCTTTCGATTTCGCTTACCGCCTTTTCTTCGGTTCTTGCTATTTTTGCAACTCCGTTCAACTTCTTTTTCTGGGGGAATTTGTATCCTCCTGTTCAAGCGGCTCTGAAAGAAATAACACTCAATCCTTGGGATGTCTTTAAAGCGATCTTAATCATTCTAGTGATTCCAATTTTTCTAGGTATTTTGACGAAGAGGTATTTGCCGAAAAACGCGGTAAAATTGACGAAACCTCTCAAAGTTCTTTCTGGTTTTATCTTTATTGCGTTTTTATTGATCGCACTTCTTGCCAATTATCAGATATTTTTGAAAGTGATTCACAGAGTATTTCTTTACGTTTTTCTAATGAATACTACCGGTTTTTTATTGGGGTATTACTTTGCGAAACTGATTCGTTTAGACGAAAGGGATGCTCGTTGTATTTCCATAGAGACCGGAATTCAAAATTCGGGATTAGGACTGGTTTTGATTTTCGCGTTCTTCGGAGGTCAAGGAAGTATGGCGATCATTGCGGCGGTTTGGGGAATCTGGCACGGGCTTGCTGGTGTAAGTCTTGCTTGGTTTTGGTCTAGAAAAAAAATTTCTTTTTAA